DNA from Prevotella melaninogenica:
CTCGTTCTGCTTCTCAGCCTCACGCTCCTCAAGAGTCTCACCGCAGCAGAAGATAACCTTCAAACCGTTAGCCAATGCCAACTGTACCTTCTCCTTCAAAATCTCTGCTGTCTCACCGTAGTACTGGCGACGCTCAGAGTGACCGAGGATAACGTACTGTGCACCAGTGCTCTTTACCATAGCGGCAGAAACCTCACCAGTGTAAGCACCCTTCTCCTTGTCAGCGCAGTTCTCAGCACCGAGAGCAACACCCTCTGCATCCAATACCTGTGCAACACTTGCAAGGTGAATGAATGGAGTACAGATAACAACATCACAGTTTGGCTTCTCTGCCTTCAATGAGTCGTTGATTTCTTTTGCCAAAGCAACACCTTCCTGCAGGGTCTCGTTCATCTTCCAGTTACCTGCTACAATTTTCTTTCTCATTTGTCTTTTACGTTTTAAAAGTTGATATAATTTATTTGATTGTTCTTTTTGTATTAACCATTGCTCCTTTTGTCTCAACCATTCCTCACGTTTTCTTACCCATCGTGTCCATGACCAAATGCGATCGGCTACGATAAGGAGTGTTAGTGGGAAGATATAACAAATAAGAATCAATACAATTTTTGTCCATGTCTCATTCTCTGGTTCACGTCCTACCTCAATAAGGGACAATGGTGCGTTCAGTTCTGCTTGTTTGGGCAGGTCATTGTGACTCCATTTATTAATGATAGTACCTTTATAAAGCAGCACCAAACCAGGGTTACTTCTAATAATGGTCTTTAGAGTTGTGCCATCCATTGTATAGAATGGATATTCAGCTCCAGTAATATCTCGCCAGTGTTTTACAGCTTTATCTGTACTCGCGGTCAATCCATAGAATCCATAACCATTCTCCTTTGCATATTCATAGATAGCATCAATCTCACCAAAGTTGCTGTCGTCAGCACGCTCCAATACTGGAGCAATGAGTAGGAAAGTATATCCATCCTTGGTTAGAATACTATCGGTAAGGTCCTCTCCCGTCTTTTCGTCTGTAATTGAAAAGTCGTGAATAGGCGGTTCGTAACCCTTTTCAAGTATCTCTTGGTGTGTATCTTT
Protein-coding regions in this window:
- a CDS encoding BT_3928 family protein, translated to MNKIKSILVNLSRTLLALTFIFSGFVKAIDPLGSQYKIAEYLEAVQLSAYIPDWAQLILSVGLSAIEFTLGVMLLLAIRRRLASKISLIMMVVMTLVTLWLTVSNPIQDCGCFGDAIHLTNTQTFIKNLILLTAAIILACWPLYQIRFVSKTNQWIAFYFTIVFIVTASTLSLYHLPIFDFRPYYIGQNIKKGMEIPKGAKLTTYKTTFICEKNGVTKEFTENDYPYNDSTWVFKDTHQEILEKGYEPPIHDFSITDEKTGEDLTDSILTKDGYTFLLIAPVLERADDSNFGEIDAIYEYAKENGYGFYGLTASTDKAVKHWRDITGAEYPFYTMDGTTLKTIIRSNPGLVLLYKGTIINKWSHNDLPKQAELNAPLSLIEVGREPENETWTKIVLILICYIFPLTLLIVADRIWSWTRWVRKREEWLRQKEQWLIQKEQSNKLYQLLKRKRQMRKKIVAGNWKMNETLQEGVALAKEINDSLKAEKPNCDVVICTPFIHLASVAQVLDAEGVALGAENCADKEKGAYTGEVSAAMVKSTGAQYVILGHSERRQYYGETAEILKEKVQLALANGLKVIFCCGETLEEREAEKQNEVVKAELEGSVFHLSAEEWKNIVLAYEPIWAIGTGKTATSDQAQEMLAYIRSIVAEKYGKEAAEDTTILYGGSCNASNAAELFSKSDIDGGLIGGASLKAADFKAIIDAWKK